CAACGGCACCTGGCTTCCGTGGTTTGGGTCGGCTACGATATTCCGCGTACGCTCGGCGATCGCGAGACCGGTGCCGTTGTTGCATTGCCTATCTGGATGTCATACATGGGCGCGGTATTGAAGGGCCAGCCCGAGGAGCTGCCGATAGCGCCCGAAGGCGTGGCGGCTGTCGCCATCAATCCGGAAACCGGCCTGCGCGACAAGCATGCTCCGGCGCCTATGATCGAATATTTCTATCACGAAAACGTGCCGCCGGAACAAGAGGGCGGACCGGAGAACGAAGGCGTGGATACGCCCAAGCCTCCGGAGGAAGTGAAGGACCAGTTGTACTAACACCTATGCCGAGGGACCACGGTAACAACAAACAAATGCGGGAACGCATCGCCCATCTGGCGGCGCGGTTGATGGCCGTCGACGGCGTCGACGACTACGCGCTGGCGAAACGCAAGGCGGCGCGCCAGGCTGGCGCGCCCGATACCCGCAACCTTCCCAACAACGACGAAGTCGAACACGCACTGCGCGCCTATCAGCAGCTCTATCAGGCCAACGAACAACGCGATCGATTGCGTCATCTTCGTCAGCGAGCTCGCGAGATGATGGAACTGCTTGCCCGCTTCGATCCCTATCTTTCGGGTGCGGTGCTCTCCGGCAGCGCGGGCAAATATTCCGATATCGACCTGCTGCTATTTACCGACAGCATGAAGGACGTGGAATTGTTCCTGTTGGATCGCCGCATTGCCTATCGCACCGGGGAGCGTCGGATCCATATCGGCGACGAAATGCGCGGGGTGCCGAATTTCAGCGTTAGCACCGAAGATGCCGATTTCGACATTACCGTATTCGCTCCACGCGATCTGCGCTCGCCGATTCGCAGCACGCCTGACGGTCGGCCGCTGGAACGTGCTCGCATAGACTGGCTGGATGCAACACTTGCCGAACGCAACGCGCCCGGCGCCTGATACCGGCTTCAACCTTCTTTCAGCCAAGCGGCTGCATCCAGCGCGAAGTACGTCAAAATCGCGTCAGCACCGGCGCGTTTGAACGCCAAAAGCACTTCCATGACGCATCTGTGTTCGTCAATCCAGCCATTCTGCCCGGCCGCCTTGAGCATCGCATACTCGCCGCTAACCTGATACACCAAGGTCGGCGCACCGAATGCATCCTTCACCCGCCGTACTATGTCCAGGTAGGGCATGCCCGGCTTGACCATCACCATGTCGGCGCCTTCTTCCAGATCTAACCCCACCTCCCACAACGCTTCGTCGGAATTGGCCGGGTCGACCTGATAGGTGTACTTGTTGCCCTTGCCGAGCGTAGCGGAGGAGCCGACCGCATCCCTGAACGGGCCGTAGAAATTCGACGCGTATTTGGCGGCATAGGCCAGAATGCGCGTGTGGATGTGCTTCCCCGCATCCAGCGCCTCACGCAATGCACCGATGCGGCCATCCATCATGTCCGACGGCGCAACGATGTCGACTCCGGCCTGTGCGTGAGACAATGCCTGTTTGACCAAAACTTCGATGGTTTCGTCATTGAGCACATAGCCACTACTGTCGATCAAGCCGTCCTGCCCGTGGCTGGTATAGGGATCGAGCGCGATATCGGTGATGACGCCGAGTTCAGGAAAACGCTCCTTGAGCGCGCGGATGGTGCGCGGAGCGAGTCCTTCTGGATTGAAGGCCTCGCGTGCGTCGGCCGTTCTGAACCGGTTGTCCACCACCGGGAACAGCGCGATGGCCGGGATATCGAGTTGCACACACCGCTCCGCCTGCTTGAGCAACCGGTCTATGGAAACGCGTTCCACCCCCGGCATCGAGGGCACAGCTTCGCTACGATTCTCCCCATCGATAACGAATACCGGATAGATCAGGTCATCAGCAGACAACCGATGCTCCCGCACCAGCCGACGCGAAAAGTCATCGTGGCGAAGCCTGCGCATCCTTCGACGCGGGAATTTCCCCAGAACATGCATGATTCTCGATCCTTATCCCGCGTGTTTCGCGGATATTAATTTATTGATTTATTGAAGAAAAGCCATGGATATGGAACTTTCGACCGCCTCGATACTCTGATAGCGTAGACAGCGATGTCTCCCGCTTCTCCTCCCTGAGCGGGTGCCTTAATCCAATTGAGGCTTTGTTTTACCCCCCGGTTTTAGTCCCCTTTAACCGGGGGTTTTTTATTTTACCCGCACGTTTGCACGCTAGGCGGGCGCGTACCACCGATTCAGCACCGCTTCTGCTTCATCGATTCCGATCCTCGTTTCCGCCGAGAACAACTGGACCGACACATCGGGAAAGTCGGCGGCAAGTATCTTCGTGGTATTGCGCAGCTGTTCCATTGCCGGCTGCCGACCGAGCTTGTCCGCTTTGGTAAGCAGAATATGCACGGGCCTTCCAGTACCCTCGAACCACCCCAGCAATTGCCGGTCGAGGGGCTTCATTGGATGGCGGATGTCCATGACCACGATCAGGCCTCGCAGTTGCGGACGTAACTGCAGGTATCCCGAGATCAGCAATTCCCATTCGTTTCTCATCCCTCGCGGCACCTTGGCATAGCCGTAACCGGGCAGGTCTACCAGAAAGCGCTCGCCTCCAAGACTGAAGAAATTGATCTGCTGGGTTCGCCCCGGTGTCTTGCTTACGAATGCCAGTCGATGGCGTTGCGCGAGCGCGTTGATGGCGCTCGACTTGCCTGCATTCGAGCGGCCGGCAAATGCGACTTCCACCTGCGAGGGCGGCAAGCCGCTCCCGTCGGCGGCCGACGTGAAGAAGGCGATGTCGCGAAACAAACCTGACTGGCTCATGAGTTACGTTAAAATAATGATCCGGTCAGGGCCGGATGTGGCGTCTTGCCCGGCAGTAAATTAGGGAGCCTTCATGAATCGTTTTATCGCGACCGTTGTCGCATTGGTAGCCATCACTTCCGCTCACGCCGCAGGTGATCCCGCCAAAGCGCAGGGAATCGTCAATCAGGTTTGCGCAGCCTGTCATGGTATCGACGGCAACAGCCCACTGTCCGCGAATCCAAGCCTCGCTGGTCAGCATCCCGAGTATCTGTTCAAGCAGCTGACCGAATTCAAGTCGGAGGCGCGTAGCAATCCGGTGATGACCGGAATGGTGGCAAATCTTTCTCCCGACGACATGCGCAATCTGGCCGCGTATTACTCGTCGCAGACTCCGAAACAGATGGGCG
The window above is part of the Betaproteobacteria bacterium genome. Proteins encoded here:
- the hemB gene encoding porphobilinogen synthase, translating into MHVLGKFPRRRMRRLRHDDFSRRLVREHRLSADDLIYPVFVIDGENRSEAVPSMPGVERVSIDRLLKQAERCVQLDIPAIALFPVVDNRFRTADAREAFNPEGLAPRTIRALKERFPELGVITDIALDPYTSHGQDGLIDSSGYVLNDETIEVLVKQALSHAQAGVDIVAPSDMMDGRIGALREALDAGKHIHTRILAYAAKYASNFYGPFRDAVGSSATLGKGNKYTYQVDPANSDEALWEVGLDLEEGADMVMVKPGMPYLDIVRRVKDAFGAPTLVYQVSGEYAMLKAAGQNGWIDEHRCVMEVLLAFKRAGADAILTYFALDAAAWLKEG
- a CDS encoding YihA family ribosome biogenesis GTP-binding protein gives rise to the protein MSQSGLFRDIAFFTSAADGSGLPPSQVEVAFAGRSNAGKSSAINALAQRHRLAFVSKTPGRTQQINFFSLGGERFLVDLPGYGYAKVPRGMRNEWELLISGYLQLRPQLRGLIVVMDIRHPMKPLDRQLLGWFEGTGRPVHILLTKADKLGRQPAMEQLRNTTKILAADFPDVSVQLFSAETRIGIDEAEAVLNRWYAPA
- a CDS encoding cytochrome c4, translating into MNRFIATVVALVAITSAHAAGDPAKAQGIVNQVCAACHGIDGNSPLSANPSLAGQHPEYLFKQLTEFKSEARSNPVMTGMVANLSPDDMRNLAAYYSSQTPKQMGAKDKDLVAQGRKLYRGGNPSNSVAACAGCHSPNGSGIPAQYPRLASQHADYVAAQLKAFRAGNRANDPNQMMRATAVKLTDKEIAALAEYISGLH